In Oryza brachyantha chromosome 1, ObraRS2, whole genome shotgun sequence, the following are encoded in one genomic region:
- the LOC102717390 gene encoding WUSCHEL-related homeobox 9, whose protein sequence is MEALSGRVGVKCGRWNPTAEQVKVLTELFRTGLRTPSTEQIQRISTHLSAFGKVESKNVFYWFQNHKARERHHHKKRRRGASSPDSGSNDDDSRATAHEADADLVLQPPESKREARSYGHHHRLLTCYVRDVVETEAMWERPTREVETLELFPLKSYDLEVDKVRYVRGGGGGEQCREISFFDVAAGRDPPLELRLCSFGL, encoded by the exons ATGGAGGCACTGAGCGGGCGGGTGGGGGTGAAGTGCGGGCGGTGGAACCCGACGGCGGAGCAGGTGAAGGTCCTGACGGAGCTGTTCCGCACGGGGCTGCGGACGCCGAGCACGGAGCAGATCCAGCGCATCTCCACTCACCTCAGCGCGTTCGGCAAGGTGGAGAGCAAGAACGTCTTCTACTGGTTCCAGAACCACAAGGCCCGCGAGCGCCACCACCACAagaagcgccgccgcggcgcctcctcccccgaCAGCGGCagcaacgacgacgacagccgcgccaccgcccacGAGGCCGACGCGGACCTCGTCCTGCAGCCTCCCGAGAGCAAGCGGGAGGCCAGAAGCTACGGCCACCATCACCGGCTCTTGACAT GCTACGTGAGGGACGTGGTGGAGACGGAAGCGATGTGGGAGCGGCCGACGAGGGAGGTGGAAACGCTGGAGCTATTCCCTCTCAAGTCGTATGACCTCGAGGTGGACAAGGTCCGGTACgtgaggggcggcggcggcggcgagcagtgCAGGGAAATCTCGTTCTTCGACGTCGCGGCCGGCCGGGATCCGCCGCTGGAGCTCAGGCTCTGCAGCTTCGGTCTGTAG